One region of Chlorobiota bacterium genomic DNA includes:
- a CDS encoding T9SS type A sorting domain-containing protein translates to MPAGSDAEKFVILQNPKTNPDTLAITRVPTINYVGVLANYPVLYAYYPSYAPPTFLYRSTPIWHYEFPTKDGQQIGYRLSPVFDDVAADSIWFTPERLGNTHLGGSTITVNAQFLNVGKNVRQNVPVQAKVYRDQDLVNPVLTLNGTAFTTAAAQGQTSTIVLGQVTPPITDITGIYTVKIYSQLTSPMDQDFSNDTLTGQFAIAKPHDVRPWAILQPYENKPPLNYQYPVGVGVPIEVRFLNAGFNSQTDVPVAYEIRDNSGLVVYSAPGIVPGVWQPATFRDLNLTPWVPTRPGRYYLKVLTNLSKDENRLNDTLPNWKSWGLPFDVNYEIELEALLAGVTPHSPMAGEFYPDGRPIHVSAGFRNNGLADATNVPASVVITNSAGQIVYSRTATILTVTSGGAPMLQEFPDFIPNGAGEYCLTVTVNDPQDPVTENNSTTWCFNVKARYAGVYRVGFGEHFRTIQEAWDSVSTYGVGGPVTLELVDDSYTVQPVNNDPSQPALDMRGYVVGLGANNPITWRPVAGKTNVTVNLKSPSGIGIWYGQKDTSNPSGYITWDGGTNKVFRFVLENTTATSTSGYKRLAIPFYLGQGASNYKVLNSRIEPASGNTWSLKNTASTVTIPSYNQSFNTFTFVDDLAQVMSAGVMLRNSAPIDGATGTNSQKRDTLRNQNNVISGNVIRDFGMGIASVGAGPLYVVGPGAYVEYTNQNNQYTGNQIWNSGRAGVTLVYEKNSVVSDNWINGVANTSKTMLHGVGIAITSGGNASNNRGYSSDITIERNRIANISTVVGVSGGIAADINENVFVSPSNRTYRFPNNGASNLKVSNNMIWNYCGGSTLAAIAITPEGTNRLDFVMTGNQVNNNTIYNTSACNMQAVEYGILMDRAQGSVQNNIVALTGTNNPTALRLVGSELKTKLISNHNILWVPNGMTGSLQNLSAQGYKIPSPPVATNLNQWRYLTGMDMNSMQGDITQEFVSTYPGGVDLHIQPMYRGSIANNRGTKVAGLTNDIDMEPRGSAALNGRYDIGADEFTGHIRNHDVMAEDILGPVGYRASSGQFSDAEYMMVDTAVSLVGRLRNVGGQPVPSNAATMTVQRWTGTTWVTVATMNKSASVDVSEQRNVAFGMFMPQTLRELGQSDPYYGQDANVSPLYRLQLRSGTDDNVTNNRYEKIVRFYVLRATRRVLVSVESYQPSNVTNSGISDAVVLGNKLNADSVISAMNQIAWDRTNGLGTEDFDIFQRDMWPKENLDFRPWKTVIWAQGEEAEGLEAEERAALKSALESGTAKDKMKFLIAGQEVARKHDVVLTAGNGQIADKEFVNNYLRATYSKPTQPANYSGLRIKGIALTPNKFEMIQGTGVTNDAPPMPAILKVTVNSDGVAKSSHQYIDLPPVPDPTVRQDTTAGVASKGVKKQVVYYAFDWRHAGRFWPEPTQSGVKRLVLAGLDFFGYNTSEVLPIKLSSFAAQQTGRRQVTVEWTTAGEENVSAMEIQRAEVMEAVTGDVVGEFSVVDRQAGRGTATVGAEYRTVDGGVVGGRTYIYRLVTVNTDGTVEINDQRQVKVSGDEAMSLSVVVAPNPMVDRGSVQVELAEGGEGRIVMYDASGKEVSEVYSGAMVSGVTEYSLPVSELTSGTYTVRIEVGGQSPVVKSIVVKK, encoded by the coding sequence GTGCCTGCCGGAAGCGATGCTGAGAAGTTCGTGATCCTGCAGAACCCCAAAACCAACCCCGATACGCTGGCAATTACCCGCGTGCCAACCATCAATTACGTTGGGGTTCTTGCTAACTATCCTGTGCTGTATGCTTACTACCCAAGCTATGCCCCACCAACGTTTCTCTATCGTTCAACCCCAATCTGGCACTATGAGTTCCCAACAAAGGATGGGCAACAGATCGGCTATCGCTTGTCGCCAGTGTTCGATGACGTTGCTGCCGACTCTATCTGGTTTACGCCGGAACGGCTTGGCAACACGCACTTGGGCGGAAGCACCATCACGGTCAACGCGCAGTTCTTGAACGTTGGGAAAAACGTTCGCCAGAACGTCCCGGTGCAGGCAAAAGTTTACCGCGATCAGGACCTTGTCAACCCGGTGCTAACCCTGAACGGAACAGCGTTCACGACCGCAGCGGCGCAAGGCCAAACATCAACGATTGTGCTTGGCCAGGTTACTCCGCCAATAACCGACATCACCGGAATCTACACGGTGAAGATCTACTCGCAGCTAACCAGCCCGATGGATCAGGATTTCAGCAACGACACGCTGACCGGTCAGTTCGCCATTGCGAAGCCACACGATGTCCGCCCATGGGCCATCCTGCAACCGTACGAGAACAAACCGCCGCTGAATTATCAGTATCCAGTTGGCGTTGGCGTTCCAATTGAAGTTCGGTTCTTGAACGCAGGCTTCAATTCCCAAACGGACGTTCCTGTTGCCTACGAAATCCGCGACAACAGTGGGCTAGTAGTCTATTCGGCTCCGGGAATTGTTCCAGGAGTATGGCAGCCAGCAACCTTCCGCGATCTGAACCTGACCCCTTGGGTTCCAACGCGCCCGGGACGCTACTACCTGAAGGTGCTGACAAACCTCAGCAAGGATGAGAATCGTTTGAACGATACGCTCCCGAACTGGAAATCATGGGGACTACCGTTCGACGTGAACTACGAGATCGAACTGGAAGCTCTGCTTGCAGGCGTTACGCCACATTCGCCGATGGCGGGTGAGTTCTATCCCGATGGCCGCCCGATCCACGTGTCGGCTGGTTTCCGCAACAACGGCCTTGCCGATGCAACAAACGTTCCGGCCAGCGTGGTGATTACAAACTCTGCGGGGCAGATCGTCTATTCGCGCACCGCAACTATCCTCACGGTAACAAGCGGCGGCGCGCCGATGCTGCAAGAGTTTCCTGACTTCATCCCGAACGGAGCAGGCGAGTACTGCTTGACGGTGACGGTGAACGATCCGCAAGACCCGGTGACGGAGAACAACTCGACGACCTGGTGCTTCAACGTGAAGGCACGCTACGCAGGGGTGTACCGCGTTGGGTTCGGCGAGCACTTCCGCACGATCCAGGAAGCCTGGGACTCGGTCAGCACCTACGGTGTTGGCGGCCCGGTGACGCTGGAACTGGTGGACGACAGCTACACGGTTCAACCAGTCAACAACGACCCATCGCAGCCAGCGTTGGATATGCGTGGATACGTGGTTGGATTGGGAGCGAACAACCCGATCACGTGGCGGCCAGTTGCCGGCAAGACGAACGTGACGGTCAACCTGAAATCGCCATCGGGCATCGGCATCTGGTACGGCCAGAAGGACACCTCGAACCCGAGCGGATACATCACGTGGGATGGCGGAACCAACAAGGTATTCCGGTTCGTGCTGGAGAACACGACGGCAACCAGCACCAGCGGGTACAAACGCTTGGCGATTCCATTCTATTTGGGTCAAGGGGCATCGAACTACAAGGTGCTCAACAGCCGGATCGAGCCAGCAAGCGGGAACACGTGGAGCCTGAAGAACACGGCCAGCACGGTGACGATTCCAAGCTACAACCAGTCGTTCAACACGTTCACGTTTGTGGATGACTTGGCGCAGGTGATGTCAGCCGGTGTGATGCTTCGGAACTCGGCACCGATTGACGGAGCCACAGGAACGAACTCGCAAAAGCGCGACACGCTTCGGAACCAGAACAACGTGATCAGCGGGAACGTGATCCGTGACTTCGGCATGGGAATCGCCTCGGTGGGAGCCGGACCGCTGTACGTGGTTGGCCCGGGTGCCTACGTGGAGTACACGAACCAGAACAACCAGTACACCGGGAACCAGATTTGGAACTCAGGTCGTGCAGGTGTGACGTTGGTGTATGAGAAGAACTCGGTGGTGAGCGACAACTGGATCAACGGTGTTGCGAACACGTCGAAGACGATGTTGCATGGCGTTGGCATTGCGATCACCAGTGGTGGGAACGCCTCGAACAACCGTGGGTACTCGAGCGACATCACGATCGAGCGGAACCGGATTGCAAACATCAGCACAGTTGTTGGAGTCAGCGGTGGTATCGCTGCCGACATCAACGAGAACGTGTTTGTGTCGCCATCGAACCGGACGTATCGGTTCCCGAACAACGGGGCATCGAACCTGAAGGTATCGAACAACATGATTTGGAACTATTGTGGGGGCAGCACCCTTGCAGCCATTGCGATCACGCCAGAAGGGACGAACCGTCTGGACTTCGTGATGACGGGGAACCAGGTCAACAACAACACGATCTACAACACAAGTGCCTGCAACATGCAAGCGGTGGAGTACGGGATTTTGATGGATCGTGCGCAAGGCTCGGTTCAGAACAACATCGTGGCGTTGACAGGAACCAACAATCCAACCGCACTTCGGTTGGTGGGATCGGAGTTGAAGACGAAGCTGATCTCGAACCACAATATTCTGTGGGTACCGAACGGGATGACGGGATCGTTGCAGAACCTGTCAGCACAAGGGTACAAGATTCCATCGCCACCAGTGGCAACGAACCTGAACCAATGGCGGTACCTGACGGGCATGGATATGAACTCGATGCAGGGTGACATCACCCAAGAGTTCGTCTCGACGTACCCGGGTGGCGTTGACCTCCATATCCAACCGATGTACCGTGGTTCGATTGCGAACAACCGCGGGACGAAGGTTGCGGGGTTGACGAACGATATTGACATGGAGCCACGCGGCTCGGCAGCATTGAACGGTCGGTACGACATCGGAGCCGACGAGTTCACGGGTCACATCCGCAACCACGATGTGATGGCCGAGGACATCTTGGGACCGGTGGGATATCGTGCCTCAAGCGGTCAGTTTAGCGATGCAGAGTACATGATGGTTGACACGGCGGTGAGCCTTGTGGGACGCCTGCGGAACGTGGGTGGCCAGCCGGTGCCATCGAACGCAGCAACGATGACGGTGCAACGGTGGACGGGGACAACGTGGGTGACGGTTGCGACAATGAACAAGAGCGCAAGTGTGGACGTGAGCGAGCAGCGGAACGTGGCGTTCGGGATGTTCATGCCGCAGACGCTTCGCGAGTTGGGCCAAAGCGATCCATACTACGGCCAGGATGCGAACGTGAGTCCGCTGTACCGCCTGCAGTTGCGGAGCGGAACGGACGACAACGTGACGAACAACCGGTACGAGAAGATCGTGCGGTTCTACGTATTGCGCGCAACGCGCCGTGTGTTGGTATCGGTCGAGAGCTACCAGCCATCGAACGTGACGAACAGCGGGATCAGCGACGCAGTGGTTCTTGGGAACAAACTGAACGCGGACTCGGTGATCAGCGCGATGAATCAGATCGCCTGGGATCGGACGAACGGGCTTGGAACGGAAGACTTCGACATCTTCCAACGTGATATGTGGCCAAAGGAGAACCTGGACTTCCGCCCATGGAAGACGGTGATCTGGGCACAAGGCGAGGAAGCCGAAGGGTTGGAAGCTGAAGAGCGTGCAGCATTGAAGAGCGCGCTGGAGAGTGGCACGGCAAAAGACAAGATGAAGTTCCTGATCGCAGGTCAAGAAGTCGCACGGAAGCACGACGTGGTGTTGACGGCCGGGAACGGTCAGATTGCCGACAAGGAGTTCGTGAACAACTACCTGCGCGCAACGTACTCGAAGCCGACGCAGCCAGCGAACTACAGCGGGTTGCGGATCAAGGGGATCGCGCTGACGCCGAACAAGTTCGAGATGATCCAGGGGACCGGGGTGACGAACGACGCACCACCGATGCCGGCGATCTTGAAGGTGACAGTGAACTCTGACGGAGTGGCGAAGTCATCGCATCAGTACATAGATTTGCCACCGGTGCCGGATCCAACGGTACGTCAAGACACGACAGCCGGAGTGGCCTCGAAGGGAGTGAAGAAGCAGGTGGTGTACTACGCGTTTGATTGGCGTCACGCCGGTCGCTTCTGGCCGGAGCCAACGCAGAGCGGAGTGAAGCGGTTGGTGTTGGCAGGGTTGGACTTCTTCGGATACAACACATCGGAAGTGCTGCCGATCAAGCTGTCGTCGTTCGCGGCACAGCAGACAGGTCGCCGTCAGGTAACGGTGGAGTGGACAACAGCCGGCGAGGAGAACGTGAGCGCGATGGAGATTCAGCGAGCCGAGGTAATGGAAGCGGTGACGGGTGACGTGGTCGGGGAGTTCAGCGTGGTGGATCGTCAAGCGGGTCGCGGAACAGCGACAGTGGGAGCGGAGTACCGGACGGTGGATGGAGGAGTAGTGGGAGGCCGGACGTACATCTACCGCTTGGTGACGGTGAACACGGACGGGACGGTAGAGATCAACGACCAGCGTCAGGTGAAGGTAAGCGGTGATGAGGCGATGAGCCTAAGCGTGGTGGTAGCCCCGAACCCGATGGTGGATCGTGGAAGCGTGCAAGTGGAGTTGGCCGAGGGTGGCGAAGGCCGGATCGTGATGTACGACGCAAGCGGGAAGGAGGTAAGCGAGGTGTACAGCGGAGCAATGGTGAGTGGAGTGACGGAATACTCGTTGCCAGTGAGCGAGTTGACGAGCGGAACGTACACAGTGCGGATCGAAGTGGGTGGCCAAAGCCCAGTGGTGAAGAGCATCGTGGTGAAGAAGTAA
- a CDS encoding cobalamin-binding protein has protein sequence MQNLNVRTSRLDWEPGIQSTTTSRSGAREQSRARQHYHPNGHCRRNKKRAIQDGFRWPIFPLILLFAIIFLAAGCRKDNDPAEASTAAAIQLVDAIGDTIRLRHPAERVVALAPNLTEMMYAVGAGSKLVGRTAFCDYPQQALQLPIMGDMLNIEYEKILAAKPDIVLMTIAGNSQAGYDKLKELGLRPVAIDAATVQGVIRSLDTVGILVGQQHQSNKLVAGLQQTLDSVKQLTARLPSVSTFIVIDRSMLMTVSRGFIQEALVIAGGENIAAEAAAAYPVISREELLRKNPEAIILPAKTEADAESLLELYPEWRALRAVRNGRVSIIHPDLLLRPGPRLVEGIVRLYQLLHPH, from the coding sequence ATGCAGAATTTGAACGTGAGAACTTCAAGGCTGGATTGGGAGCCGGGTATCCAATCTACTACTACAAGCAGATCAGGGGCAAGGGAGCAATCGCGGGCGCGCCAGCACTATCATCCTAACGGGCATTGCCGGCGCAACAAAAAGCGTGCGATTCAGGACGGTTTCCGGTGGCCGATATTTCCGCTGATTCTTCTCTTTGCAATTATCTTTCTGGCGGCTGGTTGCCGCAAGGATAACGACCCAGCCGAAGCCAGCACCGCAGCCGCCATCCAGCTTGTTGACGCGATTGGCGACACCATCCGGCTGCGCCACCCCGCCGAAAGGGTAGTGGCCCTTGCGCCCAACCTTACGGAGATGATGTATGCCGTTGGAGCCGGAAGCAAGCTGGTTGGGCGAACCGCTTTTTGCGATTACCCCCAGCAGGCCCTTCAGCTGCCGATTATGGGGGATATGCTGAATATTGAGTATGAGAAAATCCTTGCAGCAAAGCCAGATATCGTGCTGATGACCATTGCGGGAAACTCCCAAGCAGGCTATGATAAGCTGAAAGAGCTTGGACTGCGCCCCGTTGCTATTGATGCCGCAACGGTGCAAGGAGTAATCCGGTCATTGGATACGGTTGGGATTCTTGTTGGTCAACAACACCAATCCAACAAACTGGTTGCAGGGCTTCAGCAGACCCTTGATTCGGTGAAGCAGCTTACGGCCCGCTTGCCAAGCGTCAGCACGTTTATCGTGATTGACCGCTCGATGCTGATGACCGTCAGCCGCGGATTTATTCAGGAAGCATTGGTGATTGCTGGGGGAGAAAACATTGCCGCCGAAGCCGCCGCTGCGTACCCGGTTATCAGCCGCGAGGAGCTGCTGCGCAAGAACCCAGAAGCAATTATTCTTCCTGCCAAAACCGAAGCCGATGCGGAGTCGTTGTTGGAGCTGTATCCCGAATGGCGCGCGCTCCGTGCGGTGCGGAATGGGCGCGTCTCCATCATCCACCCCGATCTTCTCCTGCGCCCCGGCCCCCGCCTTGTGGAAGGGATTGTGAGGCTTTATCAATTGCTTCATCCCCATTAG